One Mercurialis annua linkage group LG3, ddMerAnnu1.2, whole genome shotgun sequence DNA window includes the following coding sequences:
- the LOC126672447 gene encoding uncharacterized protein LOC126672447 — protein sequence MVQSLFEAAVCKLFPTTLKGPATIWYQCLKEGSIQSFDELARAFRTHFTQSIKRKKKSSDLKLCYQKPGESLRSYIGRFNAEAVEVGNLNDDTCKLTLGSWTEPGITSIWMKEQRMKATQTTTQFETQRPNFSQTVRQDRFRPRDQRQPVPPRMELHRPVKVEDQAFIPLNTPRSHILMWIQINNELVRYPPKLQYEGDGKKYCQFYDGHGHVTNECGSIKKEIDRLVQVGRLKDFVA from the exons ATGGTACAAAGTTTGTTTGAAGCTGCCGTCTGCAAACTTTTCCCGACAACCCTTAAGGGGCCAGCAACAATCTGGTACCAATGTCTGAAAGAAGGCTCTATCCAAAGTTTCGACGAGCTAGCAAGAGCTTTCCGAACTCATTTCACACAGAGCATAAAACGAAAGAAGAAGTCCAGTGATCTCAAACTTTGCTATCAGAAACCCGGAGAAAGCTTGCGGAGTTATATCGGCAGATTTAACGCGGAGGCTGTCGAAGTAGGAAACCTGAATGATGATACC TGCAAACTTACTCTCGGCTCATGGACCGAGCCTGGAATTACATCAATTTGGATGAAAGAGCAACGAATGAAAGCCACACAGACAACAACACAGTTTGAAACGCAGAGACCAAATTTCAGTCAGACGGTCAGGCAAGACAGATTCAGGCCAAGAGATCAACGGCAACCCGTTCCACCGCGAATGGAACTACACCGACCAGTAAAGGTAGAAGACCAAGCCTTTATTCCACTCAACACCCCGAGATCACACATCCTAATGTGGATTCAAATTAATAATGAACTAGTAAGATACCCACCAAAGTTGCAGTATGAGGGGGACGGAAAGAAATATTGCCAATTTTACGATGGTCACGGCCACGTCACTAATGAGTGTGGAAGTATAAAGAAAGAAATAGATCGACTAGTGCAAGTCGGCCGCTTAAAAGACTTTGTAGCATAG